The genomic window TTATCTTTAAAGTTGTGTTTTCTTATACTAGGTACATCATATCTAACATTTTTGTTTGAGATAATTGGAAACCTAGAAGCAAGGGCTAAAACTGTAGTTTTATATATAGTTGGATTTTTTGTATTTGTCTTTGGCTTATCCACACTTAAAAAGTGTTCATAACCTAACTCTTTACAGAGTTCTTTTAACTCTTCTATTGAAAATACTTCTTGAAAACCGATAATATCAGCATCTAAAAGTTTGATTTGATCTTTTATCCAAGTTACTTTTCTTTCCCATTGTTCTTTTGTAAATCTGTCTTTTTTGAAGTACCAAGAAAAAGGAGGAGCTGTAAATTGAAATAGATTGAAAGTAGCAAATTTAATATTCATAAAGTTATTATATCTGATTTATGTTATAATCCCAAAAACAATTAAAGGCTTTATTATAATACTTAATACTAAAACAATATTGGAGCAATTTCAATATTTCTGTAAACAAAACAATCCAAAAGATATGGAAACTGCACTAAATTATTTTGCCATATTTGGTGGACTTGATATAAAAATCGATACTACTAAACCACTTGGTAAACTAATAGAGCGACATATTTTAGATGAATATTATGACTTACAAGAGTATATTTCAAAACTGACAAAAAACTCTTTGCCATACTATAAAGTTCTAACTGGTATTGCTTTAGGTGATAGAAGAATTAATAGTGCATTTAAAAGAGCAGATGTAGAATATGACGAAGGAATAAAAGCTTTACACGACCTAGAAGAGTTAGAAGTTATTTATACTGAAACTTCTATTGACCATCTAACAAATAAATTTGAAGATAATGATGTGGCTGATAAGTTATTATTCAATGCTCCATTTTTAAGATTTTGGTTTGCCTTTGTATCTCCACTTTATAGGGGAATCGCAAGAACTGAATATAAAGAGTTTTTTGAGCGATTTAACAACTACAATGCAGAATTTATGCAACTAATCTTTGAGCAATTAAGTCATGAGTATGTAAAAGAACTTTTTAAAGATGATGCAATAGAAGAGATTGGAAGATATTGGGATGAAAAAGATGAGATAAATCTTGTCGCAGAAACTGAAACAGGAAAGATAATTGTCGGTTCTTGTAAATATACAAATAGTAAGATGAAAAAAACAGAACTTACAAGACTAAAAGAACTTTGTGAAAAGTTAGAGATAGTCCCTGATTATGTTTTACTATTTTCAAAAAGTGGTTTCACAAATGAAGTGAAAGCCTTGAAAAGTGATGGAGTAAAACTCTTCACAGTAAAGAGCCTAAAAGCCATTTTAGAAGCATAAAACTTTTTTAGTTCAGATACTCTAAATAAAGAGTATACTGAACCTTGAAAGGTTCTTATGCCAAAACTGCGATACACATATCAAACAATTGAGTTTGGTAATATGGACATACATGTCCGAACTTTAAAAGATACACAACAATATGACGAAGAGTGTGATTTAAATCTTACTACAGGAATATCCTCTGCCAACTGGTCCTTATTTGGAGTGATTTGGCCTTCATCTAAAATCCTAGCAACTTTAATGAATAATTATAATATCAAAGATAAAAGAATCCTAGAAGTAGGGTGCGGAATAGCTCTTTCAAGTTTAGTATTAAATCACAGAAATGCAAATATAACAACAACAGATTTTAACCCAGAAGTTCAAAAGTTCTTGATAGAAAATACAAGAATAAATCATGGAAAAACAATCCCCTTCGAGTGTGCAAATTGGGCAAATGCTGATGATACTTTAGGAAAATTTGATTTAATCATAGCAAGTGATATTTTATATGAACAGTTCCACTTAGAGGATTTAAGTAGGTTTTTAAATGAGCATACAAATGAGTCTTGTGAAATTATAATTGTAGATCCAGGTAGAGGAAATCATGCAAAGTTTTCTAAGATGATGGTTTTATTAGGTTATGTTCATAGTCAAAGTGAACCTCTGAATACTTCAGATTATTTGGATGAGCCTTTTAATGGACAAATAATCAAATATACTAAAAAATAATTTTTTATTAAGTAGTATTAAATACAATAATTTTTTTAATTTAGTTATATTTTAATCAAATGATAATAAGTTATTTATTAAGTAATAATTATATATAATTAAATTTATATATAATTTAAGGATAACTAATGAGAATGATTAAAATCTTATTTTTTAGTATTTTAGTTGCATTTATTTTAAGTGGTTGTTTGTCGAGACAATTAAATGTAAGTTATCAAGATAAAAATAATAAAGAGTTTGAGAAATATTCAAATAAAGTGGAGCAAAGTTTAAAAGAATGTTTTGAACCAAAAGATGATTCTATTTTTTCCGCTAAAAGATATATAGTAAGGGAAGATTACTATAACCCTAGATATGTAAAGTTAAAGTTATTTTATTTAAATGTAGATTATTTAAATATAATTTATATCTTTAAAGAAAAAAATGGAAATAAAATTATTTCACGAGATATAAATATGATTTTATTCCCTACATTTGAATCATTTTTAAAAAATGGAATGGAGTGTGAAAAAAATGAAAAATAATATTATATTATGGGTATGTTGCATTATTCTAATTTCATTAACTGGTTGTCAAAGACAAATTCCTAAAAAAGAGATGCAAGTTCTAGAGAATAAAAGAATAGGAATATTATCAGAGGTCAGGAATACTATTCTTATAAGGGAATATAATGGTTTTCATCTTATTGAAAGGCATAAAAGTATTGCTGATTGGAATGTTAATCAAAATCTTGAGAAATTTATTTTTGATAAGTTAAAAACTGAAAATAAATATAAATCAATAAATATATTAAAAAGAAGTGAAGATATAATTTTACATGAAGATGGATTTGGAAAAGGAGTACCTACCCTTTTTGATATTGCAAAAAAAGAAAAGTTAGATTATCTTATTTATATCAGGAATTTTTGGGAAAATAAAAGATATCCAGGTGGCCTTACTTTTTATAAATATAATAATATAATGGATGATAAAGCGACAGAATATTTGTATTTAAATTTATATTTGAGTATAAGTAAAGTAGGTGATAAAAAATTAAATTCTTTGTATTTTATTGAATTAGATAAAACACAATATTTATATAAAGAATATATTGCTGAAAAAGAAAGTTTATTTATGAAGAAAGATATTAATACATTTCATCCATTTATTAATGATACCCTTCATAAAATAATTCAAAAACATCTACTTAATGCTGGTTTAATTAATTAGATAATATCTTATTCTCAATCTCTGTTACAAAGTACACAGGACACTCTATCATTGGATAGTGTCCTGCTTCCATACACTCTATTATCTCAAAATCATTATAATACTCTTCAAACTGTTTTTTCACATTGTTTTTATGAAAAGCAGGTAAGTCATGATGACCTACCATTATTTTTATTGGTATCTTTATATCTTTTACTTCATTTATAAAATCAGTTGTAAGATACATAGTCATATAGCCAGTTCTAGCTTCTAAAGTTGAAGCTTCATATCCCATTTTGATTCTATACTCTTTCCATGGTTGATTGTATCTACTACTTGCACTTTCAACTACATATTCAATGAAGTTTTCATTTTTTTTCATACTATCTATTAGTTTTGCTTGGGCTTGGGGTTTCATCTTTATACCAGCAGCTGAAATTGGAGTGATTAGAATTAGTTGTTTTACTCTATCATCTATTAGGGCTACTTTTTGAGCTATCATTGTAGACATAGAGTGGGCTAGAAGAGTTACTTCTTTTAAATTTAGTTTCGTGATGAGGTTTTTTACATCATTTGCTGCTTCTTCGCAAGTATATTCTCCTAAGATATCTTTTGATAAGCCATAGCCTCTATGGTCTACAAATATGTATGTGAAGTTTGTAGTATCTATATAAGGTAGTATTGGATCAAAGTTTGTGTGATCTCCCATGAGTTCATGTAAGACTAAGATATTCTTTTTACCATTGCCTACAATTTTATGTCCAAGTATTGTCATGTTAACTTATTCTTCAAATTTATATTTTTTTAGGAAATATAAACATAGTCCAACTCCTAATAAAGCCATAAATGCACCACTTAGGGCTGGGTAATTGTAATTTAATCCCATAAACAAAGGAATACCACCTAAAAATGCACCTAAAGAATTAGCCACATTAAAAGCAGCTTGTAAAAATGCAGCTCCAAGCATTGCAGAGTGTTTTGCGCTATCTAACATGATGATATTAATAGGTGCCCCAATTGACATAGCAAAGGCACCACATAAAAATGTAAGTACGACAGTTGCAAACTTATATTCTGATAGGAAAAATACTAATACTAAACATAAAACCATCATAGATAAAAGAAAAATTGCTACTTTTATAGGGTTTCTTTTATCTGCTAAATATCCACCAACTATATTTCCAACTAACATTCCTAGACCTGCCACAATCATCATGTACGAGACACTACTTTCTTCGAAATTTGTAACATTTATTAATAATGGAGCAATATAACTAATCCATGCAAACAATCCACCAAATCCAGTTGCTACGATAGCTAATATGTGCCAAGCTTTGATAGTCTTAAAAAATTGTAATTCATCTTTTAATGTGATAGTTTTTATCTCTTTTTGTTTTGGAAGATTTTTATATAAAGAGAAGATTGTTATTAATCCAATTAGTGAAACTATAGCAAAAGCAAATCTCCAACTATAGGTATGACCTAGATATGTGGTAAGTGGAACCATGGCAACATTTGCAATAGTAAGTCCTGTAAACATTACAGCAATTGCTTGTGCTGACTTACCCTTTTGGGCAAGTTTTGCTGCAACCACTGTTCCCACACCAAAAAAAGCACCATGGGGTAAGCCACTAAAAAATCTAGATACCAAAAGCGTAGAATAATTAGGTGCGATAGCAGATAAAAAGTTGAAAAATGTAAATAGAACCATAAAAGCTATTAGGATGTTTTTAGCTGGAAACTTTGCACTTAGAGCGACTAATATTGGCGCTCCAATAACTACTCCTAGGGCATAAGTAGAGATTAAATGCCCAGCAACTGGAATACTAATATTTAAGTCATTTGCAACATCTGGTAATAATCCCATAATAGCAAATTCAGTAGTACCAATAGCAAGACCACCTAAAGCTAGGGGTAATAATTGTTTTGTCATAAAAAGTATCTTTATTTTAAATTTTTGGAATTTTAGTGTTTTATGGCTTAGTCTTTTATCAAAGATAATACATGTATAAATTTATCACAGTAATGACACATTACTAAGGTATAATTATTGCAAAATATATTTCCGAAGGAAAAAAAATGAATATTTCTAGTATAAAATCAAAACTTCTTGTATTGTTATTTATAAGTATTTCTTGCTCATTTCTTATACTTGGATACAAGGATGCTTCAAGTAAGTATCAAACTGAATCTTCACTGGTAAAAAAAGATGAATCAGCTTTAGCTAAACAAACAGCTAAGTTTATTAATGATTATTTACAATCAAAAATAACTGTTGTAAATTCTGTTGCAGATATGATAGAGAACCAAAATCTTACAATAGATAACAAAGTTCTATTAAATCAACTTGTGCTAGGTACTAAGGCAGGGGATTTTGCAGCCATGTATTTGGGATTGGAAGATAGTGGTGATTTAATTAGATTTAATGGTATTGTAAAAACTATTAAAGATAATAATTATGATGCAAGAACTAGACCTTGGTATAAAAAAGCCATTGAAACACAAGCTTCAGGTGTAACAGAACCTTTTGTTGATAATAATACAAAGAGACTAATAATTACTGTTTTCTCACCTTATAAAAAAGATGGGAAGTTTATCGGAGCTATTGGGGCAACTATCTTTTTAGATACAATAGTAGAAGAAATATTAAATTTGAAATTAGGTGAAGATGGATTTGCTTATCTTTTATCAAGTGATGGAAAAGTAATAATTCATAAAAATAAAGAACTATTAAAAAAAGATAGTCTTTTATTTAAAGGCATTAGAACAGATGAAGATAATAAGTTTGCAGAAGCTACTGAAAATGGAGTTAAAAAACTTGTAGCTTATAGTAAAGTTTCTATTCCTTCTTGGTATTTGGTTGTTGAATTAGGTAAAGAGGGTGTATATAAGGAAATAAATAGACATATTGTAGAACAAATAGCTATTTATGTGGGATTATTAATAATAATTTTATTACTTTTATATTTCTTACTAAAAAAACTATTAAATCCTATAAATACTCTTGAATCAGGATTAAATGATTTCTTTGAATATTTAAAAGGTACAAAAAATACAGTTGAACCACTAAATATTCATACAAATGATGAATTTGGAAATATGGCAAGAAAAATTGATGAAGAAATAGTCTTTGTAAAAGAGGGGATTGATAAAGACAGATTGCTAATTGAAAATGTAAAAGAAGTAGTTACTAAAATCAAAAATGGAAATTTAGATGTTCAAGTAGAAAAAACCTCTTCAAAAGAATCATTAAATGAATTAAAAGATATTCTAAATGATATGATAAAAGCAAATGCTAAAAATGTAAATAATAATATCAATACAATTTTAGCTGCACTTAAAAACTACTCAAAACTTGATTTTGAGAAAAACATAGATAATGCTACGGGTGAAGTTGCAAAAGGTCTAAATGGATTATGTGATATTATAAATGGAATGTTGCAAGAAAATTACCAATTAGGATTAACTTTAGAAAATAATGCAAAACAACTTTTAGAAAATGTTAATACACTTAACAAGTCATCAACAGATACAGCAGCATCGTTAGAAGAGACTTCTGCTTCAATTGAAGAGATTACTTCAACTATTGTTGAAAATACTCAAAATATTTCACAAATGGCAGTTTATTCAAATAATTTACTAAAATCAATTAGTTCAGGACAAGCTTTAGCAAAACTTACAGTTGAATCAATGAATGAGATAAATGAACAAACAAGTGCAATTGCAGAAGCAATTACAGTAATTGATCAAATTGCTTTCCAAACAAATATTTTATCACTAAATGCAGCAGTAGAAGCAGCAACAGCAGGAGAAGCAGGAAAAGGTTTCGCAGTAGTTGCAGCTGAAGTTAGAAATCTAGCATCAAGAAGTGCAGAAGCTGCTAAAGAGATAAAAAGTCTAGTAGAAAATGCCACAATAAAAGCAAATACAGGTAAGAAAAATGCTGATGAGATGATAAGTGGATATGCAGAATTAAATGATAATATTAATAAAACTACACAACTAATATCTCATGTTGAAGTTGCTTCAACTGAACAAAAACAAGGAATAGAACAAATCAATGATGCAGTTGCAAGTCTTGACTCAAGAACTCAAGAAAATGCAAATGTTGCAAGTCATGCTCACCAAATTGCTACAAATACCTCTACTATTGCGGAGAACATAATTGCGAATGTGAATAAAAAGAAATTTAGAAAATCTTAAAATAAGGCTATTTAATAGCCTTATTTTATAAATAAAATGAAATCTCAAAATAAATATAACAGATATCTACATATACTTACTAAGCCTAATTTAATTTTATTTTAAGTATAATCCCTAACTTTTTTAGAAAACAACTACAGTTTCTCTAAAATGGTAGTATCGTTTTGATTATACAGGTGTATATATCAAGTCAATCGAGAAGCCTGGGTAATGCTATAATTATTCAAACCAATTTAAACAAAGGGAAAAAATGCCTACTATTAATCAATTGATTAGAAAAGAGCGAAAGAGAGTGGTTGAAAAATCAAAATCTCCAGCACTTGAAAAATGTCCACAAAGAAGAGGAGTATGTACAAGAGTATATACTACAACTCCAAAAAAACCTAACTCGGCTTTAAGAAAAGTTGCAAAAGTTAGATTAACAACAGGATATGAAGTTATTTCATATATCGGTGGTGAAGGTCACAACTTACAAGAACACTCTATCGTTTTAGTTAGAGGGGGAAGAGTTAAGGATTTACCTGGGGTTAAATATCACATCGTTAGAGGTGCTTTAGATACTGCTGGTGTTGCAAACAGAACTGTTGCAAGATCTAAATACGGTACTAAGAAGCCTAAAGCGGCTAAGAAATAAGTAGAAGGATAATAAGATGAGAAGAAGAAAAGCTCCAGTAAGAGAAATATTAGCAGATCCTATCTACAATAGTAAAGTGATCACAAAATTTGTTAACACAGTAATGTTAGATGGTAAAAAATCTGCTGCTGAAAAAATTATGTATGGTGCAATTGCAAACTTAGATGCTAGAGGTGAAGAAGCTGGTATTGAACTGTTTGAAAAAGCAATTGAAAATGTTAAACCACTTTTAGAAGTAAAATCTAGAAGAGTTGGTGGAGCTACATATCAAGTTCCTGTTGAAGTTAGAGCTGTAAGAAGACAAACTTTAGCATTAAGATGGCTTGTAGATGCTTCAAGAAAAAGAAATGAAAGAACTATGGTTGAGAGATTAGCTAACGAATTATTCGAAGCTGCTAACGACAGAGGCGCTGCTTTCAAGAAAAAAGAAGACATGCATAGAATGGCAGAAGCTAATAAAGCATTTGCACATTATAGATGGTAGGAATTATAAATGGCTAGAACAACACCACTTAACAGAGTTAGAAATATTGGTATCGCTGCTCATATTGATGCAGGGAAAACTACGACTACTGAAAGAATTTTATTTTACACAGGTGTATCGCACAAAATTGGAGAAGTACATGAAGGTGCTGCTACAATGGACTGGATGGAACAAGAGCAAGAAAGAGGTATTACAATTACTTCTGCAGCTACAACTTGTCACTGGAAACACCCAATTACAAATGAAGACTTACAAATAAACATTATTGATACTCCAGGTCACGTTGACTTTACAATTGAAGTTGAGAGATCTATGAGAGTTCTTGATGGTGCTGTAGCAGTATTCTGTTCAGTTGGTGGGGTACAACCACAATCTGAAACTGTTTGGAGACAAGCAAATAAATATAAAGTACCAAGAATGATATTCGTTAATAAAATGGATAGAACTGGTGCTGATTTCTTTATGGTTGAAAAACAAGTTAATGAAAGACTAAAATCAAATGCGATTCCTATTCAGTTACCAATAGGTGCTGAAGAAGATTTCAAAGGGATTATTGATTTAATTCAAATGAAAGCTATCGTTTGGGATGAAGATGCAGCTATGGGTTCTCACTACCATGTAGAAGAGATTCCTGCTAATTTATTAGAACAAGCAGAAGAGTATAGAGAAAGAATGGTTGAAGCTGCTGCTGAACAAATCGAAGAGTTAATGGAAAAATACCTTGAAGGTGAAGAATTAACTCAAGAAGAGATCACAAAAGGTATCAAAGCTGGTTGTTTAAATATGACTATTACTCCTATGACTTGTGGTACTGCATTTAAAAACAAAGGTGTTCAAACTTTACTTGACGCTGTTGCTATGTATTTACCAGCTCCAACAGAAGTTGCTGATATTAGAGGTGAAACTCAAGATGGTGAAGCTGTTATCGTTCCTTCTACTGATGAAGGTGAAGTTGCAGCATTAGCATTTAAAATTATGACTGACCCATTTGTTGGACAATTAACATTTGCAAGAGTTTATAGAGGTGTTTTAGAATCTGGAACATATGTAATGAACTCTACAAAAATGAAAAAAGAAAGAATCGGAAGATTACTTAAAATGCATGCAAATAATAGAGAAGAATGTTCTCAATTATATGCAGGTGAAATCGGTGCAGTTGTTGGGCTTAAATCAACAATTACAGGTGATACATTAGCTAGTGAAAAAGATCCAGTTATCTTAGAAAGAATGGAATTCCCAGAACCAGTTATTTCTGTTGCAGTTGAGCCAAAAACTAAAGCTGACCAAGAAAAAATGGGTATTGCATTAGGTAAACTTGCTGAAGAAGATCCATCATTTAGAGTAAATACTGATGAAGAATCTGGTCAAACTATTATTTCAGGAATGGGTGAATTACACCTTGAAATTCTTGTTGATAGAATGAAAAGAGAATTTAAAGTTGAAGCTGAAGTTGGTGCTCCACAAGTTGCTTATAGAGAAACTATTAAAAATGAAGTTCAATCAGAATACAAATATGCAAAACAATCTGGTGGTAAAGGTCAATATGGTCATGTTTACTTGACTATTACTCCTCTTCCAGCTGGTGGTGAAGAAAACTTTGTATTCAAAAATGAGATTAAAGGTGGAGCTATTCCTAAAGAATATATCCCAGCTGTTGAAAAAGGTTGTGTTGAAACAATGCAAGGTGGTATCCTAGCTGGTTACCCAATGGTTGATATTCAAGTAACACTTTATGATGGTTCTTTCCATGATGTGGATTCATCTGAATTAGCATTTAAATTAGCTGCTTCAATGGGTTTCAAACAAGGTTGTAGAACTGCAGCTGCACAAGCTATTATCTTAGAACCAATTATGAAAGTTGAAATTGAAACTCCTGAGGATTATATGGGAGATGTTATTGGGGATTGTAATAAAAGAAGAGGACAAGTTCAATCTATGGATGATAGAGCTGGTGTAAAACTTGTTGTTGCAATGATTCCATTATCTGAAATGTTTGGATACTCTACAGACTTAAGATCTATGTCTCAAGGTAGAGCAACATACTCTATGATTTTTGATTCATATCAAGAAGTTCCAAAAAATGTTTCTGAAGAAATTATTAAAAAGAGAAATGGTTAATTAGCATTTCCTCTTTTGAATTTAAAACCCTAGCTTATTTTGAGCTAGGGTTTTTTTTTGCTTTTATTTTTAAAAATAAAGATGATGCTTTAGATGAAAGATAATTTTGATATAATCCAAGCATGAAAATAACTACAAGTAATGAAAAACTAAATCAAATCAAAAAAGCAGGCTTTATTTTAAAGCCCAATTCACCTGAAATAAAAAAAGATTACGAAGTAATTAAAAATCACTTTTTGAAAGCTAATATAGAAGTTATATTAGAAAAACAAAGTGCACTTATGATCAATGAAGGTGGAATTGAACTTGAAAATTTATGCCAAATCTGTGATTTTTTGGTATCTATTGGTGGTGATGGAACTCTTATATCTGTAGTTAGAAGAAGTTTTAAATTTGATATTCCAGTTTTAGGAGTTCATTTAGGAACTCTAGGTTTTTTGACTGATATTAGATTTAGTGAAGTAGAAAGTTTTTTATCTTTGATGTTTGAACATAAGTATAGAATTGATCATCGTATGATGATTAAAGGATGTGCAAATGAACAGAGTTTTGTTGCTTTTAATGATATAGTAATTACAAGAAAATCAGTATCTTCAATGATAAGCTTATCTGCAAAAATTGATGGTAAGCCTTTCAATTCATATTATGGAGATGGTGTAATTATATCTACTCCTACTGGTTCTACTGCTTATAATTTATCTGTTGGAGGACCTATTGTTTATCCATTAACAGAAGCTTTTATTGTAACTCCTGTTGCTCCTCATAGCTTGACTCAAAGACCATTGGTATTACCAGCTGATTTTAAAATTGAATTTACAATTACAGATAAGCAAGGCGCCTTAGTAATAATAGATGGACAAGATATTTATGAAGTAAATGAAGGTGAAAGTATCAAAATAGAAATTTCAGCTAATAAAGCAAGATTGATTCACAGATGTGAGCGAAACTATTTTGAAGTATTAAATGAAAAATTAAGATGGGGAAATTAAACAGATATGATTAGTAGATTTTATTTAGAAAATTACCTTTCATTTCAAAAAGTTGATTTGGAGTTTGAAAAGGGTTTGATAGTTTTTACAGGACCTTCTGGTGCTGGAAAGTCGATTTTGATGGATGCCTTTTTGGCTTTATTTGGAATAAAAGAGGCAAAAGCAGATTTAAGTGAAACAACTATTGGTGATTCTGGGATTTCTTATGAAGAGTTTGGAATAGAAGAAGATGATGAGATAATAATAAAAGAGTTAAAAAAAGACAAAGTAAGATATTTTTTAAACTCTCAAAGTATATCAAAAAAATCTCTTACACTATTTGCAAATAATTTAGTAAAACATCTTCATTTAAAAGATAATAGTGACTTCGATAGTATTAGATTAGTTAGATTTTTGGACAGATTAAGTGCTTCCAATGATACTAACTTTGAATCTGTATTAAAAGAGTATAAAGAGAGTTTTTCTGAACTTTCAACTATATCTTCACAACTAAAAAAGATAAATGATGATGAGTCAAAGCTAGAAGAGTTAAAAGAGTTTGCAAAATATGAAATAGAAAAGATTGAATCAATAAATCCCAAAGTTGATGAATATGAAGAACTAAACGAGATAAAAAAAAGACTAGCTAAAAAAGACAAAATTGAAGAAGCTATTTTGATGGCAAAAGGTATCTTTGAATTCAGAACAAGCGTTTCAAAAGCCTTAGATACTATGGATAAAGATAGCTCATTTTTTGATGAAGCAATTAATGAATTAGAAAATATATTTGAGAATTTTAGTGATTCTTTATCTGAGTTAGAAGAGTTAGATATAGAATCTGTTTTAGATAGAATTGAAAAACTTTCTTCTTTGCAAAAAAGATTTGGCTCTATAAAAGAAGCAATAGAATATAAAGAACAAAAACAAGCAGAATTGGACTCTTATGATAATATCTCTTTTGAAAAAACAATTCTAGAAAAAAAAGTAAAAGTATTGACTATAAAAGTGGAAGAATTAGCTTCTACTTTAAGTGTTTATAGAAAAAGTAGTGCTAAAGTTTTAGAAGAAAAAGTTAATCATTATTTGAAATATTTATATCTTTCAAATGCAAAAATATACTTAAAAGATAAAGCAATTGATGCTTTAGGAAAAGATGAAGTTGTTTTGGATTTAAATGGTGTTAATTTAGAAACAATTAGTTCAGGAGAGTTCAATAGACTAAGACTTGCACTTTTAACTTCTATTAGTAAATTTGAGATTTTAAACAATGGGATTTTATTTTTAGATGAGATTGATGCAAACCTAAGTGGAAAAGAAAGTGATGCTATTGCAACGGTTTTAAAAGAGTTGTCAAAATCATACCAAATATTTGCAATATCTCACCAACCACAATTAACAGCAGCTGCTAATCAACACTTTTTCGTAGATAAACAAAATGGTGTTTCAAGTGTAAAAATACTTGATGGCAAAGGTAAAATAGAAGAAATCTCTAGAATGATAAGTGGAGAAAATATTACAAAAGAAGCATATGAGTTTGCAAAAAATTTAGTGGATTCTAAGTAAAAAATAATTACCTCAAATGAAGGGAAAACTTTAATATTTTTTTCTCATCTTTTTAATATTTTATTTTAGTTATAATCGCAAAAATATATAAATAGTGTTTATTACAAGGAAAAATTGATGAATAATAAAGTGGAGTTATTAAGTCCCGCTGGAAATTTAGAAAAGTTAAAAATAGCAATTGCTTATGGAGCAGATGCTGTTTATGGAGGGGTTAGCCACTTTAGTTTAAGAATTAGATCAGGAAAAGAATTTACTTTTGAAAGTTTTAAAGAGGGAATTGATTATGCTCATTCAATGGGCAAAAAAGTTTATGCAACGATAAATGGATTCCCTTTTAACTCTCAAATTGAACTTTTGAAAAAACATATAATTCAAATGGCAGAAGTAGAACCTGATGCCTTCATAGTAGCAGCTCCAGGAGTTGTAAGACTTTGCCGTGAGATTGCACCTCATATCCCAATTCATCTTTCAACACAAGCAAATGTTATGAATTATCTAGATGCTCAAGTATATTATGACATGGGTGTAAGAAGAATAATAGCAGCTAGGGAAATAAGCTTAAAAGATGTTACTGAGATAAAAAAACACCTACCTGATATGGAAATAGAAATTTTTGTTCATGGTTCTATGTGTTTTGCCTATAGTGGAAGATGTTTAGTAAGTGCTGTTCAAATGGGAAGAGTGCCTAATAGAGGAAGTTGTGCAAATGACTGTAGATTTGAGTATACTTTATATGCTGCA from Arcobacter sp. F2176 includes these protein-coding regions:
- the rpsG gene encoding 30S ribosomal protein S7; translation: MRRRKAPVREILADPIYNSKVITKFVNTVMLDGKKSAAEKIMYGAIANLDARGEEAGIELFEKAIENVKPLLEVKSRRVGGATYQVPVEVRAVRRQTLALRWLVDASRKRNERTMVERLANELFEAANDRGAAFKKKEDMHRMAEANKAFAHYRW
- the fusA gene encoding elongation factor G, coding for MARTTPLNRVRNIGIAAHIDAGKTTTTERILFYTGVSHKIGEVHEGAATMDWMEQEQERGITITSAATTCHWKHPITNEDLQINIIDTPGHVDFTIEVERSMRVLDGAVAVFCSVGGVQPQSETVWRQANKYKVPRMIFVNKMDRTGADFFMVEKQVNERLKSNAIPIQLPIGAEEDFKGIIDLIQMKAIVWDEDAAMGSHYHVEEIPANLLEQAEEYRERMVEAAAEQIEELMEKYLEGEELTQEEITKGIKAGCLNMTITPMTCGTAFKNKGVQTLLDAVAMYLPAPTEVADIRGETQDGEAVIVPSTDEGEVAALAFKIMTDPFVGQLTFARVYRGVLESGTYVMNSTKMKKERIGRLLKMHANNREECSQLYAGEIGAVVGLKSTITGDTLASEKDPVILERMEFPEPVISVAVEPKTKADQEKMGIALGKLAEEDPSFRVNTDEESGQTIISGMGELHLEILVDRMKREFKVEAEVGAPQVAYRETIKNEVQSEYKYAKQSGGKGQYGHVYLTITPLPAGGEENFVFKNEIKGGAIPKEYIPAVEKGCVETMQGGILAGYPMVDIQVTLYDGSFHDVDSSELAFKLAASMGFKQGCRTAAAQAIILEPIMKVEIETPEDYMGDVIGDCNKRRGQVQSMDDRAGVKLVVAMIPLSEMFGYSTDLRSMSQGRATYSMIFDSYQEVPKNVSEEIIKKRNG
- a CDS encoding NAD(+)/NADH kinase codes for the protein MKITTSNEKLNQIKKAGFILKPNSPEIKKDYEVIKNHFLKANIEVILEKQSALMINEGGIELENLCQICDFLVSIGGDGTLISVVRRSFKFDIPVLGVHLGTLGFLTDIRFSEVESFLSLMFEHKYRIDHRMMIKGCANEQSFVAFNDIVITRKSVSSMISLSAKIDGKPFNSYYGDGVIISTPTGSTAYNLSVGGPIVYPLTEAFIVTPVAPHSLTQRPLVLPADFKIEFTITDKQGALVIIDGQDIYEVNEGESIKIEISANKARLIHRCERNYFEVLNEKLRWGN
- a CDS encoding AAA family ATPase — its product is MISRFYLENYLSFQKVDLEFEKGLIVFTGPSGAGKSILMDAFLALFGIKEAKADLSETTIGDSGISYEEFGIEEDDEIIIKELKKDKVRYFLNSQSISKKSLTLFANNLVKHLHLKDNSDFDSIRLVRFLDRLSASNDTNFESVLKEYKESFSELSTISSQLKKINDDESKLEELKEFAKYEIEKIESINPKVDEYEELNEIKKRLAKKDKIEEAILMAKGIFEFRTSVSKALDTMDKDSSFFDEAINELENIFENFSDSLSELEELDIESVLDRIEKLSSLQKRFGSIKEAIEYKEQKQAELDSYDNISFEKTILEKKVKVLTIKVEELASTLSVYRKSSAKVLEEKVNHYLKYLYLSNAKIYLKDKAIDALGKDEVVLDLNGVNLETISSGEFNRLRLALLTSISKFEILNNGILFLDEIDANLSGKESDAIATVLKELSKSYQIFAISHQPQLTAAANQHFFVDKQNGVSSVKILDGKGKIEEISRMISGENITKEAYEFAKNLVDSK